Genomic DNA from Shouchella patagoniensis:
AATTAAAGTAGCGTCCCGATAAAATAAATCAGCCACTCCAAGCAGGATTAAGTTAAACATATTGCTTCCAATAATGACACCAACCGCTCCATTATATTGACCACGTTTTAATGCAAGGTATACAACTGACACTTCTGGCAAGGTGGTCGCTCCAGCAATAAGCAAACTACCAATAAAAGATTGACCGAGCCCAGTGATGACCGCGATTTCGTCACCAAGTACCGTTAAGTATGACCCCGCCGCCATAATGATTAATGCAGCAATAACAAAGCGAATGATTGCACCCTTTAAAGTCAACGTTGTTTTCTTTTCAGCAGGTGGTTCATCAGGTAATTTATTTGCATGGTTTAAATAAAAAATACCTCCAAAATATAAGGCGATAATTAGCCAAACATCAATCCCAATTCCTAAAAAGCCAACAGACGTCCTTATAAGAAAAGCACTTGCTACAACTAGTGTGAGAACAAGACCCAATAACGCAGGAATAGCTGATTGCTTCGACACATGTACATACATTTTCTTTTTTCTAAACCACATATCAACAGCAGCTAGTACAAATAAATTAAAGGCATTGCTGCCGAGGACATTTCCCACAGCTAGATCAGGGCTACGAATCACCCCGGCTGTTACGTTTGTCGTTACTTCTGGCAATGAAGTTGCACCTGCAATTAAGACAGCACCTGCAAAAAAGCCTGTCATTGCCGTTTTTTGTTGAATCACATTTGCATACTTTGATAACTTCACTGCCGCAAATACGGTCACAGCGACCAAGAAAGCAAAAAGAAGATAAACCATTTTGTTTCACCTACCCTAGGCTCTTTTTTTGAGCTTTTTTTTACGGTCTTTGGGTGTCGTCCCTGCCCGTCTCACTTCCTTCTTCATAGGATGTGCAAGAAGCGTTTATTTCACGCAACTTTTTACACGTCTGATGATGGAGGAGGATCATGAACCTAACGAAACGTATTACTGCTGCACAAGCGTTTAGTTTACGTGCACTTAAACAAAACCAACAAGAAGATGGCTCGTTTGTTTTCTGCTTTGAATCCGGGCCAATGACAGACGCATACATGTTGCTGTTACTCTTCTCTTTTCATGATAACAAAACGATGATCCGCGCCTTACAAAAGCGACTTATTACGAGCCAATCGATCTATGGATATTGGAAGCAATTCCCTGATGATAAAGGACATCTCTCTTTAACAATTGAAGCATACGTGGTGTTGACCCTAAAAACCGTAGTCATCGGCATCAGATGTGGCGACTTGTTCAATCCCACGGGAACCGTAAAAGCTGGTTGTAAGAGGAAAAGC
This window encodes:
- a CDS encoding sodium:calcium antiporter, translated to MVYLLFAFLVAVTVFAAVKLSKYANVIQQKTAMTGFFAGAVLIAGATSLPEVTTNVTAGVIRSPDLAVGNVLGSNAFNLFVLAAVDMWFRKKKMYVHVSKQSAIPALLGLVLTLVVASAFLIRTSVGFLGIGIDVWLIIALYFGGIFYLNHANKLPDEPPAEKKTTLTLKGAIIRFVIAALIIMAAGSYLTVLGDEIAVITGLGQSFIGSLLIAGATTLPEVSVVYLALKRGQYNGAVGVIIGSNMFNLILLGVADLFYRDATLIGDASSVHWITLLALLILTTVMLAAIYINKGIKRVSWLPSLTVITCYVIMTVLLYMYSGN